The following proteins come from a genomic window of Prionailurus viverrinus isolate Anna chromosome D1, UM_Priviv_1.0, whole genome shotgun sequence:
- the LOC125177230 gene encoding olfactory receptor 56A3-like, which yields MTAHQNGTISSEVSDFLLNCFVRSHTWQLSFSLPLILLFFLAMGGNGVLLITIWLEASLHEPMYYLLSILSLLDIVLCLTVIPKVLAIFWFELKSISFYACFLQMYIMNCFLAMESCTFMVMAYDRYVAICHPLRYPSIVTDQFVVKAAVFILARNVISTVPIPILSSRLHYCGRKVIENCICANMSVSRLSCNDVTINRLYQFAGGWTLLGSDLILIFLSYTLILRAVLRLKAEGAVAKALSTCGSHFILILFFSTILLVFVLTHVVKKKVSPDVPVLLNVLHHVIPAALNPIVYGVRTQEIKQGIQRLLKKGW from the coding sequence ATGACAGCACACCAAAATGGCACCATCTCCTCTGAGGTTTCAGACTTCCTCCTGAATTGTTTTGTCAGGTCCCACACCTGGcaactttctttttccctccccctaatccttctcttcttcctggccATGGGGGGCAATGGTGTTCTCCTGATCACTATATGGCTGGAAGCTTCTCTGCATGAGCCCATGTACTATCTACTCAGCATCCTCTCCCTATTGGACATTGTGCTCTGCCTCACTGTCATTCCCAAGGTCCTGGCCATCTTTTGGTTTGAACTTAAGTCCATCAGCTTCTATGCCTGCTTCCTCCAGATGTACATTATGAACTGTTTCCTTGCCATGGAGTCCTGCACATTCATGGTCATGGCCTATGACCGTTATGTGGCCATCTGCCATCCACTGAGGTATCCATCCATCGTCACTGACCAATTTGTAGTCAAGGCTGCTGTCTTTATTTTGGCCAGGAATGTTATTTCTACAGTGCCTATTCCCATTCTCTCATCCCGACTCCATTATTGTGGGAGAAAGGTCATTGAAAACTGTATCTGTGCCAATATGTCTGTCTCCAGGCTCTCCTGTAATGATGTCACCATCAATCGCCTCTACCAGTTTGCTGGAGGCTGGACACTGCTAGGATCTGACCTCATCCTCATCTTCCTCTCCTACACCCTCATACTGCGAGCGGTGCTGAGACTCAAGGCAGAAGGTGCTGTGGCCAAGGCCCTGAGCACATGTGGCTCCCACTTCATCCTTATCCTCTTCTTCAGCACCATCCTTCTGGTCTTCGTGCTCACTCATGTGGTGAAGAAGAAAGTCTCCCCTGATGTTCCAGTCTTGCTCAACGTCCTCCACCATGTCATCCCCGCAGCCCTCAACCCCATAGTTTATGGAGTGCGGACCCAGGAGATCAAGCAAGGAATCCAGAGATTACTGAAGAAAGGGTGGTAA